The genomic stretch aacaaagaaaaataaaacatggatgtcagatgccaatctgtctgggcttactctaacctccacagtatggtcctaggaatacaaatgccaacttgcagggacttacagttgtatcctcacatacaatcaaatgcatcaagcaaagataagatgagtggccaatggaatggtcttacaactcacttccatatcataggagcaatggccaagggatggtcttacaattgtcctcaatgggtaaacagcaatgataatgtcacaaagacaaatgagatgattatgcattgatgagcaataaatgatgataaatgcatggagcatacaagcaagcatgtgtatatgaagcaacaagcaatcaatgagaatcaaacagcacactctataaccaaacaaggaggctcacacaagagggttaggcattgaagccaactggaatagggtcaaagattgctcttaaccttgccattgagaggctaaggtgaagcagatgaaaggatatgaggggtgtgcctcattgctcttatccctgatcagggagagcatttgaatatcagaaagtgtgggagctcagaaagatggagctctttccacattagactctatagatcttgggttttgatctcaatgctacaaccatgtaatgggagcaaggagaagactcactgaatagtaggggataggttgcttatccctttgatctaccaattgccttatttgaaggacttttcctgcttgggacaaatataaacacacacaagcattgcctcttaaggaggacttcagacagttgcctggccaagtaacaggccaggtcttccagactacatgaagaaaaagggattatacctcaaagcaaattgctattaaagcaaagcaaagcaagttcaaagaactaagcaactaatggtacctgaaatagtcaaacaaatcagtacacagttcaacagttaaagcaaaaggaaacagaagtcaacagtcaaacagatagacaaatgtgcaaagcacaaggcacaaggcttatgagccaagcaacctacaaaacaaagaggttagcacatgataaacaatcgagctcaaacaaattggattgttctctttgaagcatttgtgcttaacctgaaacaatgagctcaaacataagcaacaggaccactaggacaagcctagggtcaaaaatgaatgagaaagccaaaacagcaagtgatatccaatcaaaatcaagtttaaacaatcaagaagcaaactcaattggtcccacatgcatatcattcatcatcatgattccataaacaaaagaagtcaaagcatgacaaatgagagctcatagaagtcaacagaaatacttgcatcaaaagcaaacataatcaattccaaaaatcatcaaataattcatggtcaatcacaatccataacatggcatacatataaaatttcagctcaattggatcatgggaagatggtcaattaaaatcagaaagtcaagaCAATTTCAAttatgcacaaagaagtcaaacaaacatgggtcaacttcaaaaaatcataactaaatgaaaacagatgagaaattgatgggatcaacaccaatgcaaagctcaagatgtctagtatgcacatgtaaaatttcatgatcatacaataaagcatgagaatttcccaaatgaaatggcaaggcatgtcacacaaagtcaacaattgactaggcagggaagaaaaatctcaaacaattaagaaatggcacaaataattccaggaaaattcacacatcaactagacatataagagaaggatcatgcaaaatttcacattaattggaggtcaggaagcatgtcaacaaaaatcatgaaattgcaaaacaatggtgtgacacaaattgtcacaccctgcttccaaaattcatatctcacaaaccacatatgataaattcaagaactctacatcaaaacaaacatgaatgagtgtagattaaccacaaaaaatttcaggggcattggatacatcctcacaatttcacaaaagaaatggaaaaaggtataaaatatgcatacatgtcaagaaacctaataccatttaaaatccagccaaccaaaaattcagcaaagatcatgataaaataatagacattcatgtgaaaatgatggaaaaaatttcatgatttttggagttgaaatgaatgagaaatgatttttagaagatGTTGTATCAATTGAGACAAAAGGAGCAAAATAACATGGAATGGTAAGTCAACATGGTTGACCGGTGGCACTCTTGTAATTACCTCCCTCATTAATCTAAACGCTGCGCTTCAGCCAAAGAAACCAAATAATCTGATTGGTCAGTAAGGAATGGAACAGTACTCATGCAGGGCAAACAAACAAACAGCCAATCGTGTTCATGTTTTCTGGGTTCAAATGCAATTAGGGTTTGGCCATGAACAATGCAACTTCATCATCATAAAACGAAATTCAAGCAGCAATACACAAACAACATGGCAGTGATACTCATGCAACAACAGATAGCAACAAACCAAACATAATTTCATGCGAATTTTCTGGGCAGGTTTAAGGGTTTAAGCTACAGTGTTTAGGGTTTTTGAAAGCAACagtattcatcatcatcaacagCAAGCTCGATTCCAGATCTTTTCCAGAAACACAAATGGAACATACACTCATGGTCAGCAAGCAACATAGAACAAGAAAGTAACATGCATTTTCACTAAATCATTGCAAACAAAACAAATCGAGCAAAGGTATGTTTGGTCACAAAATTTGAAATCCAGATTTATCAGGCATAACACAACCATTTTAAGTGAGACAAGTTGCAATGGAATCAGCATCAACAGACCTATCCTAAGCATCTCATAATTTTGGAAATAGAGGAGCTCGAAAacttacttggatttgaagaaaagtgTGAAGCAGTGGTTGTTTTGGAGATGCAAGCTCAAACAGATCCTCCTTATGGTGTGGAATGATGGATACTTGAGGTAGATtagctcagcaaggcttggaaTCCTTCAAATCTCGATTTGCCATTGAAGGGTCCTTTGAAAAACAGAGCTCGAAAATGGCTGTGCAGTTGGGGTTTGATGCTCCAAATGGCTCTCAAATGTTGGTTAGATCATGGAACAACCAAGAGGGCTCGTGGTCTTTGAGAGTTTTGTGCAGAAAAATGCAAATCGTGAAAATGCAAGTTGAGAGAGAATGAAGGTTTTCTGTTTGATAGGAGGCTGCAGCTTGCTCTAGGGTTCGAAAATGGGCAGAAAATAACTCTTTATACTTCTGTTTAAGCTTAGTTAATGATGTGCTAACAAAGATTAACTTAAATGGAACCATTTGCACATTTTGCTAATTTGAACCAATGCACATGGAGGGTGTGAGgtctgcacgaattgggcctcaaaacatgtctcaaatatccttctaaacagatcccaaatggccaaattgTTTAAAAGttgctaaatcaaaaagtcaacttttgcacacacttgaaattaataaagtcaagtccaaaaatggcattttgcatggtgatgttttggtgcatgaggatgacatttttggaaagaggggattaaatgtgacttgtaggaaaaaaccccatcaaatttggccaagtggttcatgagatatggccttttgaagttcgaaattttttgaaatttatttgatcatatcttgccaaccatacatgggatttgagagttcttggactttttggaaatgggagaacaagatcttcaactttcatgttgggcaaaaattcatttggagcttgtatcatgatgtaagtttaagatcaagaagtttccatttttggcagttaaaattacaggtccactttctattttgggaaatttcttgtctgactttattttcttcactgtggatgcttgacatgatatatgaagcttgtataagcatgaatgagacctctcagaccaaatcccatcaccaaatcactgattaaatggacagttgaccaagtttgactttctagggttttgcttgactgaagcaccttctgatgaattccaaaccctaattccttgagatcttgatcccaaatgatatcacaacatatatgaactcttgattattgatcatggtgcccaaattctgcaagaatggccaccatccactgcaatgactgactttgactgattttgacctaattggctgatgattgcttcagctgcaagcaacaaggttagaatgacaatatttttgtacttttttggttaataaacatatgaaaggcaaagatatacaaatgcaaaacatgcttggtgatcaggaatcgaactcacaaggcaacctacccactaggagggaaactaggcatgcaatgatccttgaggccatgatatgatatgatatgggccatgagggatcttagggcccaaaattggggtcttacactaacGCAAAACGTATCATCGCAAAATGGAACGGAATGCAAATGAACTCAAAATGCTCGACTATGAAATAGTAAAGTGAAGCTTAACATAAACAATGGTAAAGCAAAAAGAGCACTTGGCGGGTCTAGGCGCATATCATACTTCCTGACTAACTACAGAATGTCTTCCAAATCCTATGCATGATTGCACCCTTTGATGGTCTTAATTATCATGTCATCGATATAAAATTCCAAGTTTCGCCATATCTGGTGGGCAAAGACAACATCCATGAGTCGGTTATGAGTGGCACCAATGTTCTTAAGGCAAAAACGAATTATATTGTAGTAGTAGTTGCCATGATTCATCATGAGGGTTTTTTGGGCGCGTCTAGGGGAGCCATCCGAATCTGGTTGTACCCCGGGTATGCATCCATGAAGCTCAACTTGTGGTAACCCCATGATCTGTCAATACATCGATTGATATCTGGCAGTGGGTACATATATTTAGGACAAAGGACGTTTAGGTCGGTGAAATCTACACATATACGTCATTTGTTGTTAGCTTTCCGTACTAGAACCACATTGGCCAGTCAGGTGGGATATTTTGTTTCTATAATGAACCTGGCGTCAGATAACATTCCCATTTATTCATCAATGGTGGCCCTCTTCTCCTCGATAATTTTCTGCTTCCTCTACACCACTAGTTTGGTGGAAGGGTGGATGGTGATGTGATGACTCACCACTTTGGTGTCTATTCCTGATATTTCGGAGTGAGCCCATGCGAACAGGTCGACATTCTTAATGAGTTGGATGACTAGTTCTCGTTCCTCCTCTATGGACAGTGAAATACTTATCTTTGTCACCCGATAGGTGTGATGACCTATTTGGACCTGCTTTAAATCTTAAGTGGGTGTGACCCTTTCTGCTTCCACACCCAATCTGGGTTCCTAATACTCGAAGTAAGTATTTGAAAATTCTGAAGGAGGGACATTAACAAGGAGAGCTTTTCTCTAGCTATCTCTAGGCTACTCTTATAGCACTTTTGAGCCGCTTGTTGGTCTCCCTATATTATACCAACTTTCCCATCAGGGTGCAGATATTTCAAGGCCAGGTACAGTGTGGACACGACTTCTCCCAAGGCGTTGATATTCGGTCGCCCCAGAATGATAATGTAAGTTGATAAGGCATCTACAATGAGGGAGTTGATATTAATTGCTTTGACGTTTCCCCCTCTCCGCGCATGATTTCTATGGTTGTGCGGCCCATTATTTATACTTATTCGCCCGATAACCTCGTCAAAAAACCATACAAATTTTTATGTCACTTGGGTTGAGTTGCATTTTCTGAAAGGCGTCCCAAAATAGGACGTCAGCAAAGATAACAGGGTCTATCAGAATGCATCTGATGTCACAGTTTCCATGTTGCGTAGTGATAACCAAATGATCATCATTGTGAGGGTTGAGGCCGAGGGCGTCCTCTTAGAAAAAGATGATATCAATCCCCATTTTCCCTCGAGAATTTCTAGGGAAGCTAGGGGGTATTATAGTTATCGTAAACACATGCCTTACGTATTTCCTCAGAGAAGATCTAGAGTTACCTCAGTCGGCGAAACCTCTAGCAATGGTGTTTGTGTTATATGTTATGGTTTTGTCGGCCATCTTCATTAGCAAGATGGAGGGAACTAGAGTAGGAGTGTGACCCATGTTAGTTTTACTGGGGACCCATAGTGGGTGCCACTGTAGTTGTCAAAAAGTACATGTGCATGTCCCCCCTGCAAGGGTAGGAAGACTTTGAGGCCTTAATAGGTTCATAACACGATATGGTGGTTAGGGTTTGCCAACGGCAGTGAAAAGCCATGCACAGTTGTGTTTTGAGATAGTTTATGAGTCTTGTTCACATGAGGTTAGAGGCTCTGCAAAGGACCAGTGATGCTTGAAGCAAGCATATGGTTATGGTCAATCGTGGTGTTGTGGATTTAGCAAGCGTTATGCCCTTTTGAGGTGTAAAGGATCAGTCTCATCTCTTTTGCATGAGAGATGTATTTTTAGAGGTCTTTAAGGCCTAAGATTCTCTTAGGAAGAGTCACCGCCCACACAGTCAACGGTGGAACGTTGAATCTCAATTTCTTAAGAAGTCATTGGTCAGTTATTTACCCTGACTTCTCTCTACCCTATAAACATCTTATCCCATATTTCCCACTACCAGACAATAGGAAAGTCTTAGGGCGAGGTGATTCCTACCTTGGGAGACATTCCTACGTCGCCTCTTATAAGATTGTCTAAAGGTATAAACCCTAAACCATATATATATACCTTATGAGATATTCCTACGTCGCCTCTTACAAAGCATACATGCATAACATAAGCCAGGATTTTGTGAGCACGCGTGAAAACCCATATTAATCCAGTTGCAAATCTTCAAGAGGGATTCATGTCTCAATAGGATTTCTTGCATTCCCCAATAGGTAATTTCCCCACAGGGTCTCCTTTGTAAAATTTGCTCCCCAACAAGTTTTGCACCGTTGAGTCATTTCTAGGATGTTTCCCAATAGATAGTCATCTTAAACGATCTAAACCAATCTCTAGTAGGTATTCCCTAGTGAACCTCAGTCATAGGTTTCTCCGGTGGAACTTCTTGTAGATTTTTCCTAGTTAATCCTTTGTGAATCTCTTATTTGATCCTTTGTCGATCAACATGCTAGCTTTAGCGGATGGATTAACTATTTATCTCGTTTCTTCATTTGAAAGTGATATGATAGCCTTTAAGTGGGTGTTGATCTTTTACATTCCTAGAAGAGTCGTCAGTTGTCGCGGTGCGGAAAATACCTGAGTGTACTAATGCTCAAAATAACTACAAAGTCGCCACTGAAGTTTTTATATTAAAAGGGAAACAttgataaaacccttaaagaATAAAAATATGGTCGTCACAATTAGTTTCggattcgggagtcggttatCTGAGGGGAAAatattagcatccctcacatccgTTGTGCTCAACGGGAACTTTCTAATTAGTTTTATGAGTGTTTAGCTTAAAAATGTTTGAAGTTTATCCGTTTATTAAAAGACGTGTTACAAAAAGGGGGAAAAttagttttttattattgtgtTTGACAAGATGTTGAATTTTGATCCTACGTATTTCCAGGTGCAATGAGAAACTCAAAGCTACATAATTCTTtgtagaaaatatttatttgttgGTTAATTTTAAGGAATAGTGTTTAGGTCGCATTCGAGCGGTTAAACATTTGCTTGTATGCTCTCACTATGGAGGCTGAAGCATCTGTTTGTATTTCGCGTCGGAATGAATAAAATATTATTCTTTATAAAAAAGTTTGTTTTGATTGGACAAGGGTAAAAATGAGTTTGATTGATTTAGATTATTTTTTAGGCGAAAGACGAATAATCGACCCGGGAAAAGTTTGTACTAAGCCTTCGATTACTCGAGAAACAAACGAATATACATTCGCCCACTCTCTTTTTAATCTAAATTTACTTATATAAAAAATGTCTCTACGGAAGACGAAAATCAATTCGAGCAAAGTGTACACTAAGTTTCTGGTACACAAGGAACACGTGAATGTACCTTCGTCCACTCCCTTTTTAATCTAAAATTACTTATATAAAAAATGTCTTTACAGAAGACGAATAATCAGTTCAAACAAAAAGTACACTAAGCCTTTGATTACTCAGGGATCAAAAAGATGTACATCCAATTATCCTTTTTAATCCTATttttattgagaaaaagatttgaagttgattattttgaaattggtttgaTTTAATTGTGAAAAGTAGTTAGActtttttatattaaaaaaaaggAATTTGTGATTCTCTTGttaataataatttaaaaattaatctgcttaattaattaattaaaataattaatagaataaaaaattaaaaataaataaatgggATGTAAATAGTATTGCAATGGGATGCAAGTAGAAAGAATTTAATGGGTTTAAGTAGCAAAATGAACCCAAGGCTCAATAGCAAATATATCATTAAATCTAATCTTGtaataataaataataaagaaaaaaaataaaataataaaaaaaaatcaaatatttctCTTATTCACTTTTTCTTTTATCGAACTTTTATTTAAGCAAAAATCACAAGGAGAATGAATCCcataaagaaaaagaaaaaatatataaatatcATTCAAGTTTCACTACCGCCACATTATTCATCAGAAAATTAGGTAGTTctttataaaaaaaaatgtttgTACTTAGTTAtagatttttaaaaaatatttaatatttataaatttatGTAATATAATCATATTTTAAAAAGTTTATATTACATGCAAAGTCACAGtgacaatatatatatatatatatatatatatatatatatatatatatatataaagaagATGGAAGACTTTGAGATGATCTATTTTCTTCCagaattattttttaaataatttctTAACTTTTTCTACCAAAATTACTCTATAAATAAAAGATTTCTCAACTttacaaataaataaaaactGAAATAATAATAACTTATCATCATAATTTCTCACTGTTTCTTTCCTCATTTATAAAAATGCTTCACAACTATTCACAAACAATCTATCTCCatcttttaatttattttaattttcaaaagATGGTTAATGAAATGTACAATCTTTCTCTTCACTCTTAGACCGAACACTTTCAAGAGATAAAGAAAATAGTGCATGGCCTTTTGTTGAAAAGTTAGCATCCGAAGATTGACTTAATATATAATTTTTGAAATACTTGAATTGCAACGAGGTTTgtaattaatatatatatatatatatatatatatatatattatatatatatatatatatatatatatatatatatatatatatatatatatatatatatatatatatatatatatatatatatatatatatatatatatatatatatatatataaaatctcttttttcttttaaagtcGATAATGAAATATATTTGAGTTGATTTGTTgtcaattaaaaaaatataaattatgATTAATTTGTGAGTCTTTTTTATACTTATATGTGAGAGTTAATTTTATCTAATTTTTTATCGGacaaattattttttttaaaacctGTTAAAAAATAAGTTGTTTGACAAATTCTTTTGGTGATTTAACTGGCCATATATTTGTTTCTATTATATTATTCTCTTTTTCGTATCACAGTTTTACATTTCTTTTTAATTCATTAATACTTAATATTTGTTTCATTGCATTCACTTTTTTCATTGTTTTATCTTATTACTCCAAAAGTATAAATTATTTGACAAATATAAAAAATTGTAATTAAATAATATGGTATTATGTGACCAACGAACAAAAATGAAAGTAATGTATGTGAAAAGAGACTGGGAGTGTATTTTTAATGTTTTGGTTTTACAGTACTATTGATTTATTTATTAGTAATTtatttgagagagagagagaaataacatatttattttatattttatatgATTATATATCACaaaaatttatatattttaaattaaatacAAAATTGAAAAAAACATTTTGCCTcagtaataataatataatagATAAAGTTTCAGCCGTAACGGATTCGCAGTTATCCTGGCAATGACGTTTTCTACACCTACTATCCATCCGTTTACTGCCAGGGAGACAAAAAGGAGCCCCGTTCCCTGCGGTTATTTTATTAATATATAACTAAATCTGAACCGTTCATCGTAATCATTACCCTCGTTAACATTTCTATGCGATCACTCTCTTTTTAAGCTCCTTCTTCCACCTCGCTCTCTCTCACTCATCTTAAAATACCAAAACCCAattcacacaaacaaaataaaCAATGGGAGATCGTAAACGCTCTTCTCCAACAATCGTAACCATGAACGAAGCTTCTCCAAACGGAACCTCCATTTCCAAGAAAAGAAAAATCACTGCATCTGCTTCACATTTGCATCACCAGAGTATCTCGTCGGTAACTTCCGTGAATTCCGCTGCCACGGTGTCTTCCGACGAATTTTGCTCCGATCACACTCCGCTTCCTCGTTTCAGCTCCAGCAAGGTTATGGAAACCTGCAACGTCGTTAAGGAACGCGACTCAACGTCGTTAGATCCGGAGGTTTGTTTCTACGAGTTCTGATTTCTCAAAATGAACTTTCGTTTCGGAATTCTTCAGTATTTTTTTTTGTCATAACCTTTTTTTTGGATTCCAAATACGTCTTTCTCTATCTCTATGCTTTCTTTTTTTTAATCAGCctatttaattttttatttgtAATAATTTATTTTATCTATAGTTTATAAATATCGCGGATTAATGTGATGATATATATCTCTATAATTCTATATATCCTGCAGCTGAAAACAAAGAATTTCGAAACGGTAGACTTAAACGCAACGAAACGCAATTTGAAGTCGTTCAGGTTTTCATTCCACTTTCTCCTCCATTTCACGTTCAATTTTCTAACAAAATATTGTAACTCACTCGTCAAATCTTACatgtatatttttttttcttctatttttaGGGAAGAGGAGATTGATGAATTCTTTGCAAGGTTCGAGAGGGAGGAACAAAAACGGTTTTCTGAGAAGTAAGTCTAAAATAATACCACATCTCAATCTAAGAACACTCTACTGTTGAAAACgaaaataaaattttaaaaaataataaatgaaaTGTAATCAAACTGTCTACGGTTATGACTGATGTGAGATATCACCACTTTCTATATTAAAGAATAAATTATAGTTAATTTACGCTAAAACGATCGCAATCATATCGTGATGAAATCGCATAAATCTTTACGCGACTGTGATGTTTTTTAAAACCCTCACAGCATTATCGTTGTTAGGTAGATTTCAATTTTTACTTAAAAAATGGTGACACAGGATAAGGAATGTGAGCAGTGCAGTGATATTGATGAAGTATTGGCAGAATCTCCCTAACTAACTAACAACTTGGTTTGTTTGTATTGCAGGTACAACTTTGATATTGTTAGAGATATGCCGTTGGAGGGTCGTTATGAGTGGGTTCATTTACATTGAATGTCATGAATGAACAGAAGAGAGAGAAATAGAGTGCGTGCGTTTTTAGTTTTAGAGCGAGAGTCAGAAAAAGTTATGGAGGGTGAATTAGGGGAGAGAGGATAGGGTGAGAGTAGTAGCGCCCAGTGGAGATAGGTGACCAACCGGTATATGGAAACTAATGTGACACAAGGTTAAAGGAAATTGACCGTGCAATATATGAGAGACGGTGATGCAGTTGAATAATGGTTAGGATTTTGTACAGCTAAAATTATTTATGTATATGTAACTGCTTAATTTCTTTTTAGGTTGGATTCAACAAGGTGACTACTTTTCTGCTCATAGATAAAACTACAAGTTGAAAATCTAGTTATTTTAATTTCTTCAGGTTAATTAACTGTTAGAGTGACACTGTGTCTATTTCAGTGTTTGTTTCCATTACAATAAGTTTTACATTACTCAATAATGTCTTGAATTGTAGTAATTTTATATTGGACCTTCCTTTTTGGTGCACGTTTCCTCTTTGGCTTTCCACACCTTCAACTgctttcatttttatttttatgtatGGAATATGTAATATGGAATATGGCATACTACTTTTTTCTCTC from Lathyrus oleraceus cultivar Zhongwan6 chromosome 7, CAAS_Psat_ZW6_1.0, whole genome shotgun sequence encodes the following:
- the LOC127101919 gene encoding cyclin-dependent kinase inhibitor 3, whose translation is MGDRKRSSPTIVTMNEASPNGTSISKKRKITASASHLHHQSISSVTSVNSAATVSSDEFCSDHTPLPRFSSSKVMETCNVVKERDSTSLDPELKTKNFETVDLNATKRNLKSFREEEIDEFFARFEREEQKRFSEKYNFDIVRDMPLEGRYEWVHLH